The Anastrepha ludens isolate Willacy chromosome 2, idAnaLude1.1, whole genome shotgun sequence genome contains a region encoding:
- the LOC128855173 gene encoding exocyst complex component 5, whose product MLAQYMDEFEQEPFEVSEFIERLTWRINNEVGISGKNADDFNPVALHDTFIQTIKDMKILQEKQQAKCERLEESLRQEQSAHTKQICKLQERHQVAIDWFGQLDEKINSVAGKIIHLGEQLENVNTPRSRTVEAQKLLNHMSEFLVPGPILNDIFTDPTRLYEAADVIQKLFTISQDLPVEKFAESKRKIEKMYDDVERRLIEEFATAQKCEDIEKMKKLAQILSQFKGYAQCIDAYIEQSQMTPYGGKDIFIGIAPMCKHHYEIIKKVFAHPGQVMSKFILNIYQLKLHQYALTKLDDKKDEEKYLRTLYELYSRTLKLSADLQIYMSTMDDDLLQKLTQQIFTKHLANYVEVEAKCLTTKCSTELERFYVNKKHQKKPTERFQELRRDMQALIGTRANINIAQIEDYGGETFLCEELAINMLQEAKAALKRCRLLSTPIELPTNVIKLNDILLRFLMHEHVVYALELGLQAIPIAEGKTFPQLYFFDVVQKTNIIVHLLEKLSNSAVIPCIINTPKYSDYMFKRRLLMEQIEKSLDQGLERSINAVISWVKLYLQSEQKKTDYKPETDMDTISSAACLQVVQNLQPAIKQAKRSVDGDNLQNVLHEFGVRFHRVIFDHLQTMQYNTAGAMCAICDVNEYRKCIRELENPLVTQLFDILHALCNLLLVKPENLQEVCTGETLNYLDKSVVRQFIQLRADFRIIKNTNYLKGIME is encoded by the exons atGTTAGCCCAGTATATGGACGAATTTGAGCAg GAGCCTTTTGAAGTGTCAGAATTTATTGAGCGGCTGACATGGCGTATAAACAACGAAGTTGGAATCAGCGGTAAAAATGCAGACGACTTCAATCCCGTAGCACTCCACGATACTTTTATTCAAACCATAAAAGACATGAAAATTTTACAAGAGAAGCAGCAGGCGAAATGTGAACGGCTGGAGGAGTCACTGCGCCAAGAACAGTCAGCACATACCAAACAAATATGCAAACTGCAAGAACGTCATCAGGTCGCAATCGACTGGTTCGGTCAACTGGACGAGAAAATAAATTCGGTAGCAGGTAAAATTATACACCTTGGCGAGCAATTGGAAAATGTGAATACGCCTCGTAGTCGCACTGTGGAAGCACAAAAACTGCTGAATCACATGTCTGAATTTCTTGTCCCCGGCCCTATACTCAACGACATTTTCACCGATCCAACGCGACTTTACGAAGCAGCTGATGtgatccaaaaactttttacaaTTTCACAAGATTTACCGGTGGAGAAGTTTGCTGAATCGAAaaggaaaatcgaaaaaatgtatgatgatGTTGAGCGGCGCCTAATTGAAGAGTTTGCTACAGCGCAAAAGTGCgaagatattgaaaaaatgaaaaagttggcACAGATTTTATCTCAGTTTAAAGGTTACGCCCAGTGTATTGATGCATATATTGAACAGAGTCAAATG ACTCCATATGGCGGAAAGGATATTTTTATCGGAATAGCGCCGATGTGCAAACATCATTATGAAAtcatcaaaaaagtatttgcaCATCCCGGGCAAGTCATGTCAAAGTTTATACTCAATATTTACCAGTTAAAGTTACATCAATATGCGCTAACTAAATTGGATGATAAAAAGGACGAAGAGAAATACTTGCGTACGCTATACGAATTGTACTCGCg TACATTAAAATTGTCAGCAGATCTACAAATCTATATGTCTACCATGGATGACGATCTACTGCAGAAGTTGACACAACAAATCTTCACAAAACATTTGGCAAACTATGTGGAGGTTGAGGCAAAATGTCTTACAACAAAATGTTCAACCGAATTGGAACGGTTTTATGTTAATAAAAAGCATCAGAAGAAGCCAACGGAGCGTTTCCAAGAATTAAGACGCGATATGCAGGCACTAATCGGTACACGTGCGAATATCAACATTGCCCAGATTGAAGATTACGGTGGGGAGACCTTCCTGTGTGAAGAGTTAGCAATAAATATGCTGCAGGAGGCAAAAGCTGCGCTCAAACGATGCCGTCTACTTTCCACTCCTATTGAATTACCAACTAAcgtgataaaattaaatgatattTTATTACGTTTCCTTATGCACGAACATGTTGTGTATGCTCTGGAACTGGGACTGCAGGCAATACCGATAGCAGAAGGCAAAACATTCCCACAACTTTACTTTTTTGATGTGGTACAAAAAACCAATATCATTGTGCATTTACTGGAAAAACTCTCGAATAGTGCCGTCATACCTTgtataat CAATACACCAAAATACTCAGATTATATGTTTAAAAGGCGCTTACTAATGGAACAGATCGAGAAATCTTTAGACCAGGGACTTGAGCGTTCAATTAATGCGGTAATCAGCTGGGTTAAACTATATTTACAAAGCGAACAAAAGAAAACAGATTATAAGCCGGAAACTGATATGGACACAATTTCGTCAGCG GCTTGTCTACAGGTTGTACAAAATTTGCAGCCTGCCATTAAGCAAGCAAAACGTTCTGTAGATGGCGATAATTTACAAAATGTCCTACACGAATTTGGTGTACGTTTCCATCGCGTCATTTTCGATCACTTGCAAACCATGCAATACAATACGGCGGGTGCTATGTGCGCAATCTGTGATGTGAATGAGTATCGTAAATGTATTCGGGAGTTGGAAAATCCGCTGGTCACGCAACTTTTTGATATACTGCATGCATTGTGCAACCTGCTGCTGGTGAAACCAGAAAATTTGCAAGAAGTTTGTACCGGGGAAACTTTG AACTACTTGGATAAATCGGTCGTACGACAATTCATACAACTACGTGCTGATTTTAGAATTATCAAAAACACCAACTATCTCAAAGGCATAATGGAGTAA